Proteins encoded by one window of Streptomyces sp. ALI-76-A:
- a CDS encoding gas vesicle protein, protein MSMPSRMPEPYGQGGGANLADILERVLDKGIVIAGDIRINLLDIELLTIKLRLIVASVDKAKEMGIDWWEDDPALSTRARRDELARENAELRERLERLEQLEPSRTKAEEEPS, encoded by the coding sequence ATGAGCATGCCGAGCCGCATGCCCGAGCCCTACGGGCAGGGCGGCGGGGCCAACCTGGCGGACATCCTGGAGCGCGTGCTCGACAAGGGCATCGTGATCGCCGGCGACATCCGCATCAACCTGCTCGACATCGAACTCCTCACGATCAAGCTGCGGCTGATCGTCGCCTCGGTGGACAAGGCGAAGGAGATGGGTATCGACTGGTGGGAGGACGACCCGGCGCTGTCCACCCGCGCCCGGCGCGACGAGCTCGCCCGGGAGAACGCCGAACTGCGGGAGCGGCTCGAGCGGCTGGAGCAGCTTGAGCCCTCCCGCACCAAGGCCGAGGAGGAGCCGTCATGA